The region TGCACTGAACAGCGGGATGCGACGCATGCTGTTGTTGACGCAGTACAAGGCCCAATCGCTCGATCGTCATATCAATCTTTCCTGGCGGAATTACTTTTGCCGTGAACTTGGCGAATTTATCGACGTCGTCCCGCCGCAACAGCGAATCGACAACAATTGGTACCAAGGCACCGCCGACGCGGTCTATCAAAACATTTACGCGATCGAGAGCGAACAGCCCAAAGACGTCGTGATCTTGGCGGGCGACCACATCTACAAAATGAACTACAAGCCGATGGTCGATTTCCATCGCAAAATGGGCGCCGATATCACGATCGGGGCGCTGCGGGTCAGCCGCGACGAAGCGAGGCAGTTTGGGGTGATGCAAGTCGACTTGGACAACCGGTTAACCGGATTCCAAGAAAAACCAGCCGATCCGATGGCGACCCCCGAGGATCCCGATGTCTGTTTGGCTTCGATGGGCATCTATGTCTTCAACGCCCGTTTCCTGTTTGAACAGCTTTGTGATGACGCCACTCGGACCGAAAGCGATCACGACTTTGGCAAGAACATCATCCCCGCGGCGATCGAACATCATCGCGTTTATGCCTTTCCGTTCTTGGACGAAAATCGGAAACGCGATGCCTATTGGCGCGACGTCGGTACCATCGACGCCTACTACGAAGCCAATATGGACTTGGTTGGCGTCGATCCCCAATTGAATCTGTACGACCAACATTGGCCGATTCGCTCGTTCCAACCGATGCTGCCGCCGCCCAAATTTGTCTTCGGAAGTGAAGGCCATTCCTCACGCCGTGGCGAGGCACTCGACTCGCTGGTTTGCCAAGGAGCGATCATCAGCGGCGGCAGCGTGGCGCGTAGCATCGTGGGGCCGAACGTCCGGGTCAACAGTTATGCTCATGTCGAAGAAAGTATCTTGTTCGAAGGGGTGGAAGTCGGGCGTCGCTGTCGTTTACGCCGCGTTATCGTGGATAAAGGAGTTCGCATCCCAGCCGAAACGGAAATCGGGTATGATCGTGCGGCCGATGAGGCACGCGGTTTTACCGTCACCGATAGCGGATTGGTCGTGATCGCCCGTGGAGAACAGCTGGCTTCGCACCCCGCCGGTGACCCCGTACCTCACTAGGCCGTACCTTACTAGGCTGTACCTCGCTAGGCCGTACATTACTAGCCTGCGCCCCTCTCGGGGTCGTACCCTGCTGGCTGCTGCATGACTCGCACGGCCGGGGCAGGTGTGGCGATTGAGCGGGGTAGGGCTTCGGCAGGTATTGCATCCGGGTGACCTTCCTCCCGCCGGGGCGGGTAGGGAAAAACTTGATGCGAACCTTCGGCATTCGCAATTGTGAACTTCCTCGTTAATTACGATTGGGCAAACGGTTATCATCGAAGAACTATTGCAGGGAAATCTCGTCCCAACGATGGTAGGTATCGTTTCCGGCCTGGTGCTATTGGCCGTGGGGCTGATGCTCGGGTACCGGTTCGGACGCAAACATAGCGAAACGGCGGGGATAGCGATGTCACAAGACGAACGCGAACGCGTCCTGCAGATGCTGCAAGAACTCGGGGCTTGGACCAACGAATACTCCGGCAATGTCTCGCAGTATCAATCTCGGCTTGGTGAACTGAGTAACGAGGTGCGGGTGGATGCCCAATCCACTCAATCGGCACCCAAGGTGATCGCGTTACTAAAACAGATCATGGACAGCAACGAGCAGTTGCAAACTCGGCTTGAATCGGCCGAGCGTCAGCTCGACAAACAAACCAAGCAGATCGAGAGCTATCTTACCGAAGCTCGCACCGATGCACTGACAGGGCTACACAACCGCCGCGCATTTGACCAAAAACTCGACGAAACCTTCGCGACGTTTCGCAAGGGCGGTCGCTCGTTCGCACTGGCACTGGTGGACATCGATCACTTCAAAAGTTTTAACGACACGCACGGGCATCAGGTCGGCGATCAAGTGCTTCAGCAGGTCGCCAAACTGCTGCAATTGGAACTCGATGACGCGATCATCGTCGCCCGCTTCGGTGGCGAAGAGTTTGCGATTCTGATGAGCGTTCCGCTGCAAATCGCCGCCGACAAAATGAACAAGGTT is a window of Novipirellula caenicola DNA encoding:
- the glgC gene encoding glucose-1-phosphate adenylyltransferase, coding for MRDTLTVILAGGRGSRLEPLTRDRAKPAVPFGGLYRIIDFVLSNALNSGMRRMLLLTQYKAQSLDRHINLSWRNYFCRELGEFIDVVPPQQRIDNNWYQGTADAVYQNIYAIESEQPKDVVILAGDHIYKMNYKPMVDFHRKMGADITIGALRVSRDEARQFGVMQVDLDNRLTGFQEKPADPMATPEDPDVCLASMGIYVFNARFLFEQLCDDATRTESDHDFGKNIIPAAIEHHRVYAFPFLDENRKRDAYWRDVGTIDAYYEANMDLVGVDPQLNLYDQHWPIRSFQPMLPPPKFVFGSEGHSSRRGEALDSLVCQGAIISGGSVARSIVGPNVRVNSYAHVEESILFEGVEVGRRCRLRRVIVDKGVRIPAETEIGYDRAADEARGFTVTDSGLVVIARGEQLASHPAGDPVPH
- a CDS encoding GGDEF domain-containing protein — protein: MVGIVSGLVLLAVGLMLGYRFGRKHSETAGIAMSQDERERVLQMLQELGAWTNEYSGNVSQYQSRLGELSNEVRVDAQSTQSAPKVIALLKQIMDSNEQLQTRLESAERQLDKQTKQIESYLTEARTDALTGLHNRRAFDQKLDETFATFRKGGRSFALALVDIDHFKSFNDTHGHQVGDQVLQQVAKLLQLELDDAIIVARFGGEEFAILMSVPLQIAADKMNKVRKTMASHQIDLGTKPLSVTISVGVSEPRDDLVASPVVRRADEALYAAKNIGRNRVYYHDGKGTCLVGAPEVAKG